TAATATGTTACGATAAGTAATTGCTAAACGGGATGTAGCGCAGCTTGGTAGCGCGCCTGCTTTGGGAGCAGGATGTCGTAGGTTCAAATCCTGCCATCCCGATTATGTTAAAAATTCCCTACCTAGTTCAATAGCTTCTGCTTTGGAATGAATTTTCCCTTCAATATAGGCAATTTGGAGTTCTGTTAGCAGTTCTCCCACTTTGGGAGAGGGAGAAAGAGACAGCGATCGCAGCAGGTCTTTTCCCGTTACAATTGGCTCAGGATAGGCAACAGGGTCATTAGGATTTAAATATCGTTCAATTAAGAATTCTGCTGACTCTAGTTTTAAGCCTTTCGCAACAGCCGCTAAAATAACACAGGGAAACACAGTAACCGCTTTTTGAAAGAAGAAATATTGATCGCGCAGACTCATTGTCTCTACTTGCTGATCTAACAAACTAGGTAAAACACTTAATGTCGCAGTCACTGTCCGAATTTCAGCGCGAGAATACTTCAGTGTTGTCAGTTCTTCCTCTGCGGCTTCAGGAGAAGTGGAAACAAGACAGGTTAACTTGGCTAGAGATAAAAAGGGATCGGATTCACCGCCAACATTTTTCTGCCATTCTACGGCAAGTTGTGACCAGTGTTGAGCTAAGGTTTTAGCAATGGTATCAACGGATTGGGCTTGCTGGACTTTTTCTTGGTTGAGAGAGGGAAACCACAGAGAAAGAATCCCATCTTCCCAGGCTTGTTGTAAATAGATTCCTCCTGATACTGTGACAAATAGATAAGAAAGTTCCGTTTGCACTCTCTCCGCCGCCACTTCCACTATAAAAGGGGCAAGATGACGAATCGTCTCCCGAGTGGTATCATCAATCGTAAAGTTAAGTTGCGCCCCTTGTCGGTAGGCTCGGAGTAAGCGCAGGGGATCAGCTTTCAGGTTATGGGGAGACACCATTTTAATGAGTTTAGCTTCTAAATCCTGTTTTCCTTTCAAGGGATCAATGAGCGTCTGATCATGAAGGGATTGCGCGATCGCGTTAATGGTGAAATCTCGCCGTTTTAAATCTTCTTCTAAAGTTTCTCCTTCAATTTTGGCAATATCAACTGTCCCTTCCTTAAAAACAATTCGCGCGATATCCCGTTGAGTGTCTAAAGCAACAAATCCAGCCTTACAGTGATTAGCAATGTTTCTGGCTAGCGCGATCGCGTGATCACCCACCACTAAATCTAAGTCAAACGGGTAACGTTGTCGTTGTAAGAGGATATCTCGAACAGTTCCTCCCACTAAATAAGCCTCTTGCGGTAGCCACGCTTTGGGAAAAGGTAATTCAGGAATAGATAATTGATTCGTCATTATTTTTTGCTAGAATCTGTGCCAGTAAGCCTTGAGCAAATTCACTGCGAAAATTGAAACCTCAAATTCCCTCCCAGCGTTGGCAAATTCAAGCATTTAACTCGGAACAAATTGACTCTGTTGTTGAAGCAACAGGGCTATCTCCTCTTTTAGCACAAGTCTTAATTAATCGGGGGTTTATTGCCACAGAAGAAACACAAGTTTATATTAATCCTGAAAGTGAAACATTACCTGATCCCCAAACTGAATTTTCTGATTTAGAAACCAGTATTGATTTAATCCTGGAAGCCATTAATGAGGAAGAAACAATCATTATTTGTGGGGATTATGATGCTGATGGCATGACTAGCACAGCCCTTTTATTAAGAACTTTACGCTATTTGGGAGCTAGGGTTGATTATATCATTCCTAGTCGGATGAAAGAGGGATATGGTATTAATACTCGCATTGTGGAAGAATGTGCTGCTAATGGCGTGGGATTAATTTTAACCGTTGATAATGGGATTGCGGCTTATGATCCCATTTATCGGGCTGTTGAGTTGGGCTTACAAGTCATTATTACAGATCACCATGATTTACCTGAAACATTACCTCCTGCTGATGCAATTTTAAATCCCAAGTTGTTATTAGAAACTTCACCGTATCAAGGATTAGCTGGTGTGGGAGTTGCCTATGTGTTAGCAGTAACAACCGCGCAAAAAATGGGAAAACTAAAAGGCTTAACCTCCCAGCTTTTAGAGTTATTTACATTAGGAACGATCGCGGATTTAGCGCCGTTAGTGGGCGTGAATCGTCGCTGGTTAAAACGGGGGTTACGTCAGTTACCGAAATCTAATTTAGCAGGGGTACAAGCCTTAATGCAGGTAAGTGGCGTTAATGATCAACAAAAAGCGGTTAAACCTGATGATATTGGCTTTCGCTTGGGACCTAGAATTAATGCTATTGGACGCATTAGTGATCCGCAAACTGTAATTGAATTACTCACTACCGATGATGAGGGAGTAGCGTTAGAACGGGCGATGCAGTGTGAACAAATTAACAGCAAACGCCAAGAAATGTGTGCAGAAATTGAACAGGAGGCGATTAATTATTTAGAATCGGGGGAAATTGATTGGTTGCGCGATCGCGCTATGGTGATTGTCCAAGAAAATTGGCATCATGGGGTTATTGGCATTGTTGCTTCTAGATTAGTAGATCGCTTTGGTGTTCCCGTTTTTATTGGCACGTATGAAGGAGAAAATCAGGAAAAAATTCGAGGATCTGCGAGAGGGATTCCTGAATTTAATGTGTTTGAAGCTCTAGTTTATTGTGATGATTTATTAGGAAAATATGGTGGACATAAAGCTGCCGGAGGATTTGGGTTAGAAACTAAAAATTTAGATGCGTTTCGAGAACGATTAAGTGAGTTTGCCCATCAATGCTTAGAACCTGAACATTTAAAGCCCTTAGTAAAAATTGATGGAAAAGCAAGTTTTGAGGATTTAACCGCTAATTTATATGAACAAATTGATAGTCTGCAACCATGGGGAATTGGCAATGAAGAGCCGAGATTTTTAAGCGAAAATGTCACTGTTGTTGACCAACGAATTGTAGGAAAAGATCATGTTAAATTAAAATTAGGTCAGGACATTAATGGAAAATTAGTGACAAAAAGCGCGATCGCGTGGCGATGGCAAAGTTATTTTCCTCTTCCTAAGACAATCGATATTGCCTATAAACTTCGTGAGAATCAATGGAATGGTCAAGTTAATTTAGAACTAGAATTAGTCGGCTTCCGTTTACCCCAAGAGACAACCTATCAAGAAGCAACTTATGAATATGAAGGACGCACTTATTCTTGTTGTTTATGGGACAATATTAATGAGCTACGTATTGAAAATGATCAAGGAAATGTTCTCATTGTCAATAGAGGAAGCCGAGAAGGACAACTAAAAACTAGTTCACAGGAGCTAAAAACTATTAATATTACTCAAAATCCTTATTATCAAATTATTAAAGGTGCTATTGAAGCTCTATCCGCTTAAAAAAAGCATTATTGATCATGCTTGTCCAAGAGCTTGTAGTTGATACAAACTGGAATATAACCCACTTTGTTCTAATAATTCTTCGTGACTTCCAGACTCAACCAATTCCCCTTGTTTCAAGACTAAAATTCGATCAACATCTCGAATAGTAGAAAGACGATGAGCAATAATAATTGCAGTACGTTCTTCTAATAAATAATTTAATGCGTCCTGAATTAAAGCCTCTGTTCCTACATCTAAACTAGCGGTGGCTTCATCTAATACTAAAACTCTTGGATCACGAATGGCAACTCTTGCAAAGGCTAAAAGCTGCTTTTGTCCTCCTGATAAATTATTTCCCCGTTCCCTTAAAGTCGTATCATAACCTTGCGGTAATTTCTCAATAAACTCATTAACATTAGTCACTTCTGCGGCTTTTTTAATGTCTTCAAACGAATATTTTTCACCAAGGGTAATATTATCTTTTACATCTCCAGCAAACAGAAAATTCTCTTGTAGAATGACCCCAATATGACGACGTAATTCGATTTGCGGTAAATCTCGAATATCCACCCCATCTACTAAAATACGGCCAGAAGTAGGCTCATATAACCGACATAATAAGCGAATAATTGAGCTTTTTCCAGCACCAGTGGGGCCAACTAAAGCAACTTTTTCTTGGGGTTTAATGACAAAATTTAAATTTTTAAGAACTAGCTCATCTTCTTTATAACCAAAGGAAACATCTTCAAAACGAATTTCCCCAAGATTACTTTTATCATCTTTAATTAACGCTAAACTCTTTTGTTGCTCTGGATTAGGATCTTGAATTTCAATGGGTTCACTCATTAATTGAGTAATCCGTTCCACCCCTGTTAATCCTGTTTGTAATAGAGTGAATTTTTCAGCAAATTGTCTTAAGGGTTCAAATAAACGTTGAGCATATAAAATAAATGCAGATAGTGTACCAAAGTTTAGTTGATCTCCTAAAACTAGCATTCCGCCTAATCCCAAAATTCCAGCAATAGCAACTAACGCAATCCATTCTAAAGTTGCTGAAACCGCCGCATCATAAAAAATAGTTTGGTCAACTTCTTTCAAATAGCGATGGTTTGTTTTACGAAACATATCACTATTGAAATTTTCGCGACGGAATAGTTGCACAATGTTAATTCCCATAACATTTTCCTGCAACATAGAATTCAGTTTGGAGAGTTCCTCACGAGAGCGATAGTTAGCTTGTCGATATCGTTGTTGGAAATAAATAATTAACCCAGTTACGGGCAAAAACATTAACACTAATAAGGTTGCCAGTTGCCATTGAATTGTAAAAATTGTGACTAAAATAACAATTATATACACAGTATCACTCACAATTCCTACCGCCCCAGTGGAAAAAACATCCCCCAAGGCTTCCACATCACTGGTTAAACGAGTTACTAAGCGTCCCACAGGAGTGCGATCAAAAAATTTAGTCGCTAAAGAGGTAACATGATGAAACAGATCATCCCGAATGTTAGCCGTAATTTCCTGTCCAACTCGTTGTACTAAATACCCCTGTAGAGAGTTAAAAACTAACCGAATGATAATTGTTAACAACAATAATCCTGTGAGGATATTTAATCCTTGATTAATTGACAAACCCTCTA
This window of the Euhalothece natronophila Z-M001 genome carries:
- a CDS encoding ABC transporter ATP-binding protein, whose amino-acid sequence is MTVSPPSVVEETRPQENDWRLLLRLVPYASRNKKLLFTSLSLLIPLSIAGAVQPLIIGQAVSFLRNEQTWEFLEGLSINQGLNILTGLLLLTIIIRLVFNSLQGYLVQRVGQEITANIRDDLFHHVTSLATKFFDRTPVGRLVTRLTSDVEALGDVFSTGAVGIVSDTVYIIVILVTIFTIQWQLATLLVLMFLPVTGLIIYFQQRYRQANYRSREELSKLNSMLQENVMGINIVQLFRRENFNSDMFRKTNHRYLKEVDQTIFYDAAVSATLEWIALVAIAGILGLGGMLVLGDQLNFGTLSAFILYAQRLFEPLRQFAEKFTLLQTGLTGVERITQLMSEPIEIQDPNPEQQKSLALIKDDKSNLGEIRFEDVSFGYKEDELVLKNLNFVIKPQEKVALVGPTGAGKSSIIRLLCRLYEPTSGRILVDGVDIRDLPQIELRRHIGVILQENFLFAGDVKDNITLGEKYSFEDIKKAAEVTNVNEFIEKLPQGYDTTLRERGNNLSGGQKQLLAFARVAIRDPRVLVLDEATASLDVGTEALIQDALNYLLEERTAIIIAHRLSTIRDVDRILVLKQGELVESGSHEELLEQSGLYSSLYQLQALGQA
- a CDS encoding tRNA nucleotidyltransferase/poly(A) polymerase family protein, whose product is MTNQLSIPELPFPKAWLPQEAYLVGGTVRDILLQRQRYPFDLDLVVGDHAIALARNIANHCKAGFVALDTQRDIARIVFKEGTVDIAKIEGETLEEDLKRRDFTINAIAQSLHDQTLIDPLKGKQDLEAKLIKMVSPHNLKADPLRLLRAYRQGAQLNFTIDDTTRETIRHLAPFIVEVAAERVQTELSYLFVTVSGGIYLQQAWEDGILSLWFPSLNQEKVQQAQSVDTIAKTLAQHWSQLAVEWQKNVGGESDPFLSLAKLTCLVSTSPEAAEEELTTLKYSRAEIRTVTATLSVLPSLLDQQVETMSLRDQYFFFQKAVTVFPCVILAAVAKGLKLESAEFLIERYLNPNDPVAYPEPIVTGKDLLRSLSLSPSPKVGELLTELQIAYIEGKIHSKAEAIELGREFLT
- the recJ gene encoding single-stranded-DNA-specific exonuclease RecJ, with protein sequence MKPQIPSQRWQIQAFNSEQIDSVVEATGLSPLLAQVLINRGFIATEETQVYINPESETLPDPQTEFSDLETSIDLILEAINEEETIIICGDYDADGMTSTALLLRTLRYLGARVDYIIPSRMKEGYGINTRIVEECAANGVGLILTVDNGIAAYDPIYRAVELGLQVIITDHHDLPETLPPADAILNPKLLLETSPYQGLAGVGVAYVLAVTTAQKMGKLKGLTSQLLELFTLGTIADLAPLVGVNRRWLKRGLRQLPKSNLAGVQALMQVSGVNDQQKAVKPDDIGFRLGPRINAIGRISDPQTVIELLTTDDEGVALERAMQCEQINSKRQEMCAEIEQEAINYLESGEIDWLRDRAMVIVQENWHHGVIGIVASRLVDRFGVPVFIGTYEGENQEKIRGSARGIPEFNVFEALVYCDDLLGKYGGHKAAGGFGLETKNLDAFRERLSEFAHQCLEPEHLKPLVKIDGKASFEDLTANLYEQIDSLQPWGIGNEEPRFLSENVTVVDQRIVGKDHVKLKLGQDINGKLVTKSAIAWRWQSYFPLPKTIDIAYKLRENQWNGQVNLELELVGFRLPQETTYQEATYEYEGRTYSCCLWDNINELRIENDQGNVLIVNRGSREGQLKTSSQELKTINITQNPYYQIIKGAIEALSA